The following nucleotide sequence is from Cellvibrio sp. PSBB006.
AAAATTAATCGCATAAACAACGGTAACGGAGCCAAAATAACCAATTGCAGAGCGAGATAATCCTGAATCGCTCAACCAGCCACTCATGCTTGAGCCAACTAATACCCAGGGAAAACCCGACGAGCACCCCAGCAGGAATATGTACAGCAGACGAATGTCGCGATAGGAATTCAGCGCCTGGCGCCAGCTTTGGACATTGCCGTCCACACGATTGAACATAACGTATCTCAAGTAGGTCGGATTAGCGCAGCGTAATCCGACGCAGTTACCAAAAGTATGAGCATCTGAGAGAGTTTCTGAAAATTGTTTATGTCGGATTACGCTGCGCTAATCCGACCTACGCAAAGCGATAGCATTAGTCGCGGAAGTTGGTGTATTGCAGCGGCATTTCAAATTCCGCGCCGCGCAGCATAGCGATGCATTCTTGCAAGTCATCACGTTTTTTACCTGTCACGCGCACTTGATCACCCTGAATTTGTGCTTGTACTTTCATCTTGGTGTCTTTAATCATCTTGACAATCTTCCTGCACAAGTCTGAGTCAAGGCCAGTACGCACAATGATTTCCTGCTTGACCTTTTTACCGGAGGCTTTAACGTCCTTGATTTCCAGACAGGCAATATCGATTTGATTTTTATGCAAAGCGCTTTTTAATATATCCAGCATTTGTTCCAGCTGAAACTCTACGTCAGCCGTCATCGTCACTTCGTATTCTTTGCGTTCGAAACTGGCATCCACACCTTTAAAATCGTAACGATTCGTAATCAGGCGGTTGGACTGATCCACCGCGTTGGTCAGTGTGTGTTTATCAACTTCGGAAACAATGTCAAAAGACGGCATAAAAACCTCAACATGCTTTAACAAATAATGATGAAATCATTGAAAACTTGTTGCCCATTACAATACAAGGGTAATCAACGCAATGACGCACACCCACAACAGCAGTGAGCGAGAAAACAGCGGCAAACTGTTTTTAATCAGCGATAGCGAATAAGCCGGTTCATTGGGATTTACCAAGGGCTCACTTTCGCCCGCATCACAATTACCCAACACCGGATCATCTACGCCGAGAGCACCACGTAAGCTGTTATTGAGCAGCGTCATGGATG
It contains:
- a CDS encoding YajQ family cyclic di-GMP-binding protein, whose translation is MPSFDIVSEVDKHTLTNAVDQSNRLITNRYDFKGVDASFERKEYEVTMTADVEFQLEQMLDILKSALHKNQIDIACLEIKDVKASGKKVKQEIIVRTGLDSDLCRKIVKMIKDTKMKVQAQIQGDQVRVTGKKRDDLQECIAMLRGAEFEMPLQYTNFRD